CCGCCATGTCCAGCCGGATGCCTTTCAGCCGCTCTTCCGGTTTGAAGTAGCTCGGCCACTCCCAGGCAGCGATCGCAAGATGGATCGTGTTCTTCTGGGCCGAGATGCCCATCATTTCACTGCCGCGCCAGGCCACCGGCCGGATATAGGCGTCCGTGAGGTTCATGCGCGCCAGGGTTTCTTCCTTGGCCGCGTTGATCTGTTCGGCAGTCCAGGGAATGTCGAAACCGAGCATCTTGCCGGAGGCCAGCAAGCGTTCGGTGTGTTCTTCGGACTTGAAGATGCGGCCTCCATAGGCCCGCTCACCTTCAAAGACACTGCTGCCATAGTGGAGCCCGTGGCTCAGCACATGCAGTTTCGCTTCCGACCAGGGCACGAAATTTCCATCGTACCAGATGTCGCCACTCAGCTGGTCAAAAGGCGTTCCAGCCATTTTTTATCTCCCGCACGCTCTTTCAGCGTGTTTTCTCTTTAGATCACAGAGGCAAATGACGCCAAAGACTTGCGCCTCTTTCACCACTGTATTTTTTGCACAGCACGCAAACTATCGGTATCCTGATAGCCGCCACGATCCTGAACGGATTCGTTTAACATCTGATGCTCTATACGGCATCAAAACGACCGATCATTTCGTACGCAGCCATATAGAAGTAACAATCGACCAGAATTAAGTCAATATGACTGACATAAATTTCAAACCGGCACCGTCTCCTCTCAAACAGGACATGGAAGAGGCCGAACCGGAGCGGATAAGCGCCGAGCGCGATCCGGATCTGCCCTATGATCTGATCGAGCTCTTGTTTTTTGCCTATCGCGACTTCACCGGCGATCCGGACGACGTGCTGGCCGAATACGAATTCGGCCGGGCACATCACCGCGTCCTGCATTTTGTCGAGCGCAATCCCGGCATCATGGTGACCGACCTGCTCGGCATCCTGCGCATCACCAAGCAGAGCCTTGGCCGTGTCCTGAAGCAGCTTGTGGATGTCGGCATCATCGAACAGCGCGAAGGCCACCACGACCGGCGGCAGCGGTTGCTCTACACCACCGAACGCGGCCACGCGCTCGCTGTGGATCTGGCAAAACTGCAGCAAAAACGCCTTGAACGTGCCCTAATTGGGTTGCCTGATGGCAGCCACGAAGTTATCCGCAAGTTTCTGCTGCAGATGATCGATCCCGAGATGCGTCCGGAAATCCTGCAGCTGATCCGCTCTGCCTTTGACCTTCAGGATTAAGGCCGCCAAAGGACAAGGACCGAATTGACACGATGAATGCCCAGGTGCCGGACGATAACGCCAATCACATTCTGCTGGTGGACGACGACAATCGGATCAGGGACCTTCTGTCCAGGCTCCTGAAGGAAACCGGTTACAGGGTGACGACAGCGGCCAATGCAGCAGATGCCCGCAGATGCCTGTCCGGCCTGGAGTTCGATCTGATCATTCTGGATGTGATGATGCCCGGTGAGACTGGCCTGCAGTTGGCAGCCTCGCTCCGGCAATCCTCCGAAGTGCCAATTCTGATGTTGACGGCACGTTCGGATGCACCCGACCGCATCGCCGGTCTTGAGGCCGGGGTCGATGACTACCTGTCCAAACCCTTCGAACCGCGCGAACTGATGCTGCGCATTGCCGCCATCCTGCGCCGCGGAAACCAGCAGCCAGCCGTTGTCACGGAAGAGATCAGATTTGGCCCCTTCTGCTACAATGCTTCGCGGGGCGAACTGAAGAATGGCGACAGCATGGTCCGGCTGACCGACAGGGAAAAGCAGATCCTGGCCATATTTGCCGAGCAACCCGGCGCAACGGTGCCCCGCCACAAGATCGTCGGCGATGACAGCGGCCTTGGTGAGCGGACTGTCGATGTGCAGATCAACCGGCTCCGGCGGAAAATCGAGTCCGATCCCGGCAACCCGATCTATCTGCAGACGGTGCGCGGCATCGGCTACAGGCTGGCATGCGACTGACCTGGCCCCGACTGGCGGATCTGGGATCCCTGACAGGTAAACTCAGGTTTGCCGAACGCATGACAAGGTTGCTGCGGCCGTTCAAACCGCTTCTCGGTCCTTACAAGGCCATCTCCCGGTTCATGTACCGGGTGATGCCCAAGGGTCTCTTCACACGGACGTTCCTGATCATCGTCACGCCGATTGTCATTCTGCAGTCGGTGCTGGTGTTTGTGTTCATGGAGCGGCATTACCAGCTTGTATCGCAGCGCATGTCGGAAGCCGTGGTCCGCGAGATCGCCGCGGTGGTCTACGTTCTGGAACATTATCCGCAGGACCCGAACTACGCCAATGTGGAGCAACTTGCCTCCCGTGCCCTCGGCATGTCGATGACCGTCACACCGCTGGAACCCTTGCCGCCGCCCGCGCCCAAACCCTTCTTTGACGTCATCGACCAGGAACTGAGCAAGGCCATCAGCCAGAAGATCGGCAAGCCCTTCTGGATCGATACGGTCGGACGCTCCCGTTTCGTGGAAATCAGGATCCAGCTGGAAGATTCCATCCTGCGGGTCTTCACGCGGCGCAGCCAGACCTTCGCGTCCAACTCGCATATTTTCCTGGTCTGGATGTTCTCCACGTCGCTGGTGCTGGTCATCATCGCGCTTCTGTTCCTACGCAATCAGATCCGCCCGATCATTCGCCTGGCCGATGCTGCCGACGCCTTCGGCAAGGGGCGGCCGGTCGATAATTTCAGGGCCAGCGGCGCGCGCGAAGTGCGCCGGGCCAGTCTCGCCTTCATCGACATGCGCCGACGCATCGAACGCCAGATCGAACAGCGCACGACCATGCTGGCCGGCGTCAGCCACGATCTCAGAACCATCCTGACCCGTCTGCGTCTGCAGCTTGCCTTCCTCGGAGACACGCCGGAGAGCGAAGCAATGCGCAAGGATGTCGGCGAGATGAGCAACATGCTGGAGGATTACCTCGCGTTTGCCAGCGGCGACGGCGACGAAGACATTCAGCAGACAGACATAGCTGCGCTTCTGGAGGAGCTGGAAGAAGAGGCCGAGATTTCCGGCCTGGATCTCAAGGTCCGCTTTGATGGCGACATGGACGCCGAGGTTCGGCGGCTGTCGCTCAAACGCTGCCTGTCGAACCTGATCACCAACGGCTGCAAATATGGCAACCGGGTGGAAGTTGCCGGCTCCATCGAGAAGGGCTGGCTTGTCATCACCGTGGATGACGACGGACCGGGCATTCCCGAAGATCAGCGGGAACTGGCCTTCCAGGCGTTCCACCGGCTGGATCTTGCCCGCAACATGGACGAATCCGGCAGCGGTCTTGGCCTCGCGATTGCCCGGGACGTTGCCCGCGGCCATGGCGGTGACCTCTATCTGGAAGACAGCCCGCTCGGAGGCCTCCGGGCCCGGATCCGGATCCCAGCCTGAAGACCGAAAGCCCCCTCAGCGGCTTGACATCGCCAGTTCATTTTCCGTACCAATTTGGTGGCCGGTTCTTACCCCCGTTTTCCACCGGCGCCGCTGACGCATTCCTATGAGACGGGGACCTGAGGACTGCGTTTGCCTGAAATTCTCTTGAAAAATGCCGATACCGTCCTGACCATGGATGACGACCGAAACGAATATTCGGGCGTCGACATCCGGATCAGGGAGGGCGTCATCGCCGAAATCGGCCCCGATCTTGAAAGCAGTGGTGAGGTTCATTCAGCCAGCGGGTGCGTTGTCACGCCCGGCCTGGTCAACACGCACCATCATCTCTACCAGAGCCTGACAAAGGCCGTTCCGGGCGGACAGGATGCGCTCCTGTTCGGCTGGCTGCAGACCCTTTATCCGATCTGGTCCCGTTTCGGACCAGACGAGATGTTTGTCTCCGCCCAGACGGGCCTTGCGGAACTGGCGCTGTCCGGCTGCACACTCACATCCGACCATCTCTACCTGTTTCCAAACGGGTCCAGGCTCGACGATACGATCGCAGCGGCCAGGGAGATCGGTTTGAGATTTCACCCGACGCGCGGCGCCATGAGCATTGGTGAAAGCGACGGCGGGCTTCCGCCGGACGATTTGGTCGAAAAGGAACAGGACATCCTGGAAGACTCCATCCGTGTCGTGGACGCCTTTCACGATCCGTCAGAAGGCGCCATGGTGCGTGTTGGCCTTGCCCCCTGCTCTCCCTTTTCCGTCAGCCGTGACCTGATGCGCGATGCAGCGCTGCTGGCCCGCGACAAGAAGGTGATGCTCCATACCCATCTTGCGGAAAATGACGAGGACATCGCCTATTCGCAGGAAAAATTCGGTTGCCGCCCGGGCCAGTATGCAGAAGATCTCGGCTGGACCGGAGCTGACGTCTGGCATGCCCATTGCGTGAAACTCGACGGCCAGGAGATCGCGCTCTTTTCAGCCAGTGGCACGGGAGTCGCCCATTGCCCCTGCTCAAACTGCCGACTTGGCAGCGGCATTGCACCGGTGCGGGCCATGCGCGATGCAGGCGTGACGGTCGGCCTCGGGGTCGACGGTTCGGCCAGCAATGATGCCGCCAACCTCATTCTCGAAGCCAGACAGTCAATGTTGCTGCAACGGGTGGCCAACGGTGCCGACGCCATGTCGGCCCGCGAGGCGCTTGAGATTGCCACACGCGGCGGTGCCGATGTGCTGAACCGGCCCGATTGCGGCCGGCTGGCCGTCGGCAAACGGGCCGATATCGCGATCTGGGACATTTCCGGCGTGGAAAGCGCCGGAAGCTGGGATCCGGCGGCCTTGCTGCTGGCAGGACCAACCCGGGTGAAACACCTCTTTGTCGAGGGAAGGCAGATCGTCAATGACGGCAAGGTCACCACGATTGATCTGCCGAAGGTGATCGAGCGCCAGAACACGCTGGCACGTGACCTTCGTTTCTGAAACCGGCTTGCGCTGTCCCGAAACAGGGTCAGCGCAACTCCGCAAAACCATAGCCCAGGATTTCGCGGATCAGCTTTCGGGTCATGGCCTCGGTATAGTCTTCATAGCGCAGCGTTGACTGGATGAACGCGCCAGGTCCGGTGATGACCTTGTCGGTGTAATAGTTCAGGGTCATGTCGTCCTTCAGGATCACCAGCGCATTGACCGTGACCTCGCTGAAGTCGAGGGTCGCGTAAACGAAGCGCGGCTCCTCGCCCTGGTTGTTGATGCCGTCGGCGGAGACATCGATCACCTGCCGATCGCATCGCTGCGGTGCCGTGTTGAGGATGCCGCGGGCATGGACCAGCGCCGGGCCGAGCGCCGTCAGAAACTCCCGGCTGTCTCTTGTGTTGCTCAGGATCTCGTCTGCAGCGGCATGAGCAGAAGCCTCGTCACTCAGAAACCGCCAGTCCAGAAGCGTGTTCTGCTGATAGCGGCCGCTCCATTCGAAACTGTGCAGCCAGATCCCGCCAACGGTCTCGATCGCTTCCAGCACGGAAGGGTCACGCAAGGCACCGGCAATACCGCGTTGCTGCAGGTCATACTCGGATTCTGAGATGCTGGCCGAGACGTCAACCGCAACCACCAGCGCCAGGGAGCAGGCCGATGCCGGCACGCAGAGCAGCCAGGGTACGACGATCGCAGCCAGGAGCCACCCGACGCACTGAACACAGCGCGACCGCCTCAACGTCGCAGGTAAACCTTTCGATACGGAGACCATCGGATCTCTCCTCTCCGAGGAAAGTATCGCTGCTGGTCATCAAAAACCAAAATCACGCTTTGTCGATAAGAACGGTGTGCGGGCACCGGTCAGTAAAGCCGGCCGCCGATGGGGACATCCTTGTCCGGGGTCAGCAGCACCACTTCGCCCTCCTCGTCGGGCACACCGAGCGTCAAGACCTCGGACATCACCGGACCGATCTGGCGCGGTGGAAAGTTGACCACAGCCATCACCAGCTTCCCGACCAGCGTGTCAGGCGTGTAATGCCTGGTGATCTGTGCAGACGTTTTCTTGATGCCGATATCCGGGCCGAAATCTATTTTCATCTTGTAGGCCGGCTTGCGGGCTTCCGGAAAATCCTCGGCCTCGACCACCCGGCCTACCCGCACGTCCACTTTCAGAAAATCATCGAAACTGATCTGGTCGCTCACGAAACATCCCTCGCCGTTGTTTGCCGCGAGGGTGGCCGTTCAATTGGCACCGCGCAAGCCCGGTTTGCGTTCAAGAGACGTTTCTAGCGTGAGGTGTGTCCATCACGCACCCGCCGGCGCCTCACCGTCGAATTCGGTATCGGGATCGGTCTCACGTTGCCGATCCTTCCAGCGTTTGCGCCCGCCGGACGCTTTCCGCAGAAACGAACGCACGCCTTTTGCCAGACCCTCGACATTCTTCAGTCGTTTCATGAAATCGGAGCCCTTGTCGAGCTCCTTGTCGAGCCGGGCCATGGTGCGCGGCATGCCCTCGTCCTCTTCGTCGAGCCAGACATCCACCACGCGGCCAAAGGCAATCGAGAGTCCCTGGGCGACGACGGTCGCCTTGACGCCGGATAGGTCGATCCCGGCGGCAATCAGCATCCATTTCTGTGAGCGCACATGGAGCGCATTCAGATCAAGGGCCAGCGCCGGATCCTTGGCCGCGGCCTCCTGCAGGGCACGCACGGCGTCCCTGTGTTCGGCAAGCGCATCAATCCGGGTCATCAGGATATCGAACAGCCGGTCGCGGGCGGGCTGGTCGCCCATGTCCTCATCCCGTTCATCCAGGACGGCCGTATCCACCTGTTCCAGAAAAGCCGCCACCAGCTTCAGCTTCGAGCTGTAGGCGCTGCGCATGTCTGAGAGTTTCACCTTCGCCGTCTCGGCAATGAGCGGCAGCGACACATCTTCGTATGGGTGCTCTGCGAGCAGCTCCAGAAAGGTCTGAAGGATTTTCTGCTTTGTCTTTGCGGTCGCCATGGGTGCCTCCGGCAGGTTGACTGCCCTCAACATAGGAAACCGGACCCACGGCGAAAAGGGGGACCTTCCGCCGCAGGCCATCTGAGGCCCTGTTATTGTGCGAGTTCGCGCGCCCGTTGAACCGCCGCGGCAACGGCCTCGGTCATGACAGGCTGCAGCCCCTCAGCATGCATCAGCACATCAAGCGCTGCCGCTGTGGTGCCGTTCGGGCTGGTGACATTCTGACGAAGCGCCGCCGGATGATCACCCGACTGGTGCATCAGTTCCCCGGCGCCGCAGACCGTCGCAACCGCCAGCTCGTGTGCAAGCTCTTCCGGCAGACCGGCCGCCATGCCCGCTTCGCTGAGCGCTTCGGCGAGGAAAAACACATACGCAGGACCGGATCCGCTGACGCCTGTAACCAGGTCGATCTGGTCCTCGCTGTCGAGCCAGACAACCTTGCCAACGGCCGACAAGAGCTTCGTCACATCCTGTTTCTGGCCTTCCGAAACCTCAGTGGTCGGGTAGACAGCCGTGATGCCGCGCTTGACCATGGCCGGCGTGTTCGGCATGCAGCGGCACACCGGAACAGGGCCAAAGTGTTCCTGGAATTTCGTAACCGGTGTCCCGGCTGCAACCGACATGACCAGCGTGTCCGCCTCAACCGCGGATGCAAGACCCGGCAGGACCTGGTCCATCATCTGCGGCTTGACGGCAACCAGCATGATCGCGGCTGTCAGATCGTCCGGCACGGCCGCTACATGGCGGATACCGTGCGATTTCAACAGTCCGTCCATCTCGTCGGACAGACCCGGATCGCAGACCACGACGGAAGCAGGATCGATACCTTCCGCCATCCAGCCTGCGAGCATTGCCCCACCCATCTTGCCGGCTCCGACAAGAAGGAAGGGGCGCTCCTTTGAAAAACTCATGCTTCTCCTGCGGTTTCGAACAAGGCCGTACTCAGCGCCTCGGCAGCCGAGTGACCGGCCCAGACAACGAACTGGAAGGCTTGATAGAAACGTTCGCAGTTTTCAAGGGCATTCGTCAGCATCGCCTCGATTTGCGCTGCAGACGCCTCCGCGCCGCCGGTCAGAAGCAGTGACTGACGGAACATGACGACATTTTCCTTGCTCCAAAGGTCGAAGTGCCCCATCCAGAGCTGCTCGTTGACCAGGGCCAGAAGCCGCAGGACCTCGGTCTTGCGCAATTCGGTCACTTTCAGGTCGAAGGCACAGGCCAGATGAAGGGCTTCAACTTCCTCCATCCAGGAGAAGGAGACATGATAGTCGCACCAGCTGCCTTCAAGGGAGATGGTGATCTCATCCTCGTCCGACCGCTCAAAGGCCCAGTCGTTCAAGGCGGCGACAGTTTCGATCATGTCGACGGGATTGCCAGGTCGCTCGAATTCGATCTCGATGAGGCTCATGATGCCTTCTCCCCTTTCGAGCCGGGGCCGAGTACCCGATCAGGATAACCGGGCGGGCCGCCGGGATATGTCCCATGCCGGAGGAGCAATACGCACCTTTGATGGCCCTTTCACGAACCGGTTCCGTCTTGCTCCGACGAATCCCTGTTGTCTTTGAGTATAGGTGCAGGAAGAATTTAAACGATACATGCCAAGTCGCCCCAAAAGCCGAAACTTGTGGACGACTCAGCAACAAAAGTAGACAAACTGCTCAAAATCACTGCATTTCTGCCGGGTTTATCCGTCGCAATTCTGTCATCAACAATTAACAGAAAACGCTCACGACAGCGTCATCGCACTGCTTCAAGCGTCTCCAGAAGCATCCTTGTCGGATTTTTCAAGCGCAGCCAGTCGCGATTCGAGCTCTTCGACCTTGTCGAGGGCACGCACGGCCATTTCCTTGACAGCTTCGTGTTCCTCGCGGGACACCACATCCATTTCCGACAGGAAACGCTCCGCTTGTGCTCTGAATGCCGTTTCGACTTCGCGGCGGGCACCCTGGGCAACACCGGCGGCGTCGGTCATGAGCTTGGCAAAATCATCGAGAAGACGGTTGGGACCCTGGGTCATCGGACCCTCCTTGATCGGCGGTGAAAAAGATGCCTCACAGGTATGAGGGATTGCCCGCAACTTCAAGATCCAATTCCGCCGCACCCGGCGGGACCGCGCCTTGCCTTGACGGCGGCACAAAGTTCCGCCAAGCGTTCTGCCGGAAGCTGCCACCGGTCCAGACAAGGAAACGCCGTGCCGCCTGTATTCGCCCTGCCCTTTCCCGCCATCGACCCGGTGATCGTCGAATTCGGCCCCTTTGCCCTGCGCTGGTACGCGCTCGCCTATATCGTCGGCATTCTGCTTGCCTGGCGGTATATGCAGGCCCTTACGGCCAACGATCAGCTTTGGGGCACCGCGACACGCCCAAGCCGGGCGGATATCGACGACTTTGTCCTGTGGGGCACGATCGGTATCATTCTCGGTGGCCGCCTCGGCTACGTCCTGTTCTACAATCCGGGCTACTATCTCGCCAATCCGGGCGAGGCACTGGCCGTCTGGTCCGGCGGCATGTCGTTTCACGGCGGCTTTGCCGGCACCGTGATCGCGATGATCCTGTTTGCCTGGAAACGCGGCATCCCGCTCTGGACCCTGTTCGACCTGGCCGGCTGCGCCGCGCCGATCGGGCTGTTTTTCGGCCGGATTGCCAATTTCATCAATTCAGAACTCTGGGGCCGCCCCACCGATGTGCCCTGGGCCTTTGTCTTCCCCACCGGTGGGCCGGAGCCGCGCCATCCGAGCCAGCTCTATGAAGCTGCGCTGGAAGGCGTGATCCTGTTCCTGGTGCTGCGCGTGTTGAGCCACCGTTTCAAACTCCTGCAAAGACCCGGCTTCCTGGCTGGCGCCTTCGCCTTCGGCTATGGTGTCGGCCGCTCGATCGCCGAACTCTACCGTGTGCCGGACGCCCATATCGGCTATCTGAGCGGGTTCCTGACCATGGGCATCCTGCTGTCCCTGCCAATGATCCTGGCAGGTCTCGCCGCCATGATCTGGTCGGCCCGCCGGTCCAAAGGCGCGCCGAGCGCGTGACCGGCCTTCTCGACAAGCTTTGCGCCCGGATCGCGGCGGAGGGTCCCCTCACCGTCGCGCAATACATGTCCGTCTGCCTGAGCGATCCCGAATACGGCTATTACTCAACGCGGGAACCCTTTGGCGCGGCCGGTGACTTCATCACCGCACCGGAGGTCAGCCAGATGTTCGGCGAACTGGTCGGCGCCGCCTGTCTGTCCGCCTGGGATGCACTGGGACGGCCAGACCGGTTCGAACTTGTTGAACTCGGACCTGGTCGCGGCACGCTGATGGCAGATCTTCTGCGCGTCGCCGCCCTGCGTCCGGCTTTCCTGA
This genomic interval from Labrenzia sp. VG12 contains the following:
- a CDS encoding tRNA-binding protein, coding for MSDQISFDDFLKVDVRVGRVVEAEDFPEARKPAYKMKIDFGPDIGIKKTSAQITRHYTPDTLVGKLVMAVVNFPPRQIGPVMSEVLTLGVPDEEGEVVLLTPDKDVPIGGRLY
- a CDS encoding accessory factor UbiK family protein, producing the protein MTQGPNRLLDDFAKLMTDAAGVAQGARREVETAFRAQAERFLSEMDVVSREEHEAVKEMAVRALDKVEELESRLAALEKSDKDASGDA
- a CDS encoding 8-oxoguanine deaminase gives rise to the protein MPEILLKNADTVLTMDDDRNEYSGVDIRIREGVIAEIGPDLESSGEVHSASGCVVTPGLVNTHHHLYQSLTKAVPGGQDALLFGWLQTLYPIWSRFGPDEMFVSAQTGLAELALSGCTLTSDHLYLFPNGSRLDDTIAAAREIGLRFHPTRGAMSIGESDGGLPPDDLVEKEQDILEDSIRVVDAFHDPSEGAMVRVGLAPCSPFSVSRDLMRDAALLARDKKVMLHTHLAENDEDIAYSQEKFGCRPGQYAEDLGWTGADVWHAHCVKLDGQEIALFSASGTGVAHCPCSNCRLGSGIAPVRAMRDAGVTVGLGVDGSASNDAANLILEARQSMLLQRVANGADAMSAREALEIATRGGADVLNRPDCGRLAVGKRADIAIWDISGVESAGSWDPAALLLAGPTRVKHLFVEGRQIVNDGKVTTIDLPKVIERQNTLARDLRF
- the proC gene encoding pyrroline-5-carboxylate reductase produces the protein MSFSKERPFLLVGAGKMGGAMLAGWMAEGIDPASVVVCDPGLSDEMDGLLKSHGIRHVAAVPDDLTAAIMLVAVKPQMMDQVLPGLASAVEADTLVMSVAAGTPVTKFQEHFGPVPVCRCMPNTPAMVKRGITAVYPTTEVSEGQKQDVTKLLSAVGKVVWLDSEDQIDLVTGVSGSGPAYVFFLAEALSEAGMAAGLPEELAHELAVATVCGAGELMHQSGDHPAALRQNVTSPNGTTAAALDVLMHAEGLQPVMTEAVAAAVQRARELAQ
- the lgt gene encoding prolipoprotein diacylglyceryl transferase; the protein is MPPVFALPFPAIDPVIVEFGPFALRWYALAYIVGILLAWRYMQALTANDQLWGTATRPSRADIDDFVLWGTIGIILGGRLGYVLFYNPGYYLANPGEALAVWSGGMSFHGGFAGTVIAMILFAWKRGIPLWTLFDLAGCAAPIGLFFGRIANFINSELWGRPTDVPWAFVFPTGGPEPRHPSQLYEAALEGVILFLVLRVLSHRFKLLQRPGFLAGAFAFGYGVGRSIAELYRVPDAHIGYLSGFLTMGILLSLPMILAGLAAMIWSARRSKGAPSA
- a CDS encoding MarR family winged helix-turn-helix transcriptional regulator, with translation MEEAEPERISAERDPDLPYDLIELLFFAYRDFTGDPDDVLAEYEFGRAHHRVLHFVERNPGIMVTDLLGILRITKQSLGRVLKQLVDVGIIEQREGHHDRRQRLLYTTERGHALAVDLAKLQQKRLERALIGLPDGSHEVIRKFLLQMIDPEMRPEILQLIRSAFDLQD
- a CDS encoding TetR/AcrR family transcriptional regulator, with product MATAKTKQKILQTFLELLAEHPYEDVSLPLIAETAKVKLSDMRSAYSSKLKLVAAFLEQVDTAVLDERDEDMGDQPARDRLFDILMTRIDALAEHRDAVRALQEAAAKDPALALDLNALHVRSQKWMLIAAGIDLSGVKATVVAQGLSIAFGRVVDVWLDEEDEGMPRTMARLDKELDKGSDFMKRLKNVEGLAKGVRSFLRKASGGRKRWKDRQRETDPDTEFDGEAPAGA
- a CDS encoding YbjN domain-containing protein → MSLIEIEFERPGNPVDMIETVAALNDWAFERSDEDEITISLEGSWCDYHVSFSWMEEVEALHLACAFDLKVTELRKTEVLRLLALVNEQLWMGHFDLWSKENVVMFRQSLLLTGGAEASAAQIEAMLTNALENCERFYQAFQFVVWAGHSAAEALSTALFETAGEA
- a CDS encoding response regulator, which produces MNAQVPDDNANHILLVDDDNRIRDLLSRLLKETGYRVTTAANAADARRCLSGLEFDLIILDVMMPGETGLQLAASLRQSSEVPILMLTARSDAPDRIAGLEAGVDDYLSKPFEPRELMLRIAAILRRGNQQPAVVTEEIRFGPFCYNASRGELKNGDSMVRLTDREKQILAIFAEQPGATVPRHKIVGDDSGLGERTVDVQINRLRRKIESDPGNPIYLQTVRGIGYRLACD
- a CDS encoding ATP-binding protein, coding for MTRLLRPFKPLLGPYKAISRFMYRVMPKGLFTRTFLIIVTPIVILQSVLVFVFMERHYQLVSQRMSEAVVREIAAVVYVLEHYPQDPNYANVEQLASRALGMSMTVTPLEPLPPPAPKPFFDVIDQELSKAISQKIGKPFWIDTVGRSRFVEIRIQLEDSILRVFTRRSQTFASNSHIFLVWMFSTSLVLVIIALLFLRNQIRPIIRLADAADAFGKGRPVDNFRASGAREVRRASLAFIDMRRRIERQIEQRTTMLAGVSHDLRTILTRLRLQLAFLGDTPESEAMRKDVGEMSNMLEDYLAFASGDGDEDIQQTDIAALLEELEEEAEISGLDLKVRFDGDMDAEVRRLSLKRCLSNLITNGCKYGNRVEVAGSIEKGWLVITVDDDGPGIPEDQRELAFQAFHRLDLARNMDESGSGLGLAIARDVARGHGGDLYLEDSPLGGLRARIRIPA
- a CDS encoding DUF1194 domain-containing protein, with translation MVSVSKGLPATLRRSRCVQCVGWLLAAIVVPWLLCVPASACSLALVVAVDVSASISESEYDLQQRGIAGALRDPSVLEAIETVGGIWLHSFEWSGRYQQNTLLDWRFLSDEASAHAAADEILSNTRDSREFLTALGPALVHARGILNTAPQRCDRQVIDVSADGINNQGEEPRFVYATLDFSEVTVNALVILKDDMTLNYYTDKVITGPGAFIQSTLRYEDYTEAMTRKLIREILGYGFAELR